One Odontesthes bonariensis isolate fOdoBon6 chromosome 12, fOdoBon6.hap1, whole genome shotgun sequence genomic window, ATAACTGATCCCTTTTAGAGGCACAATTTCTTCATGGTCCAGCATTGAACTGACCCAATTTGGTAAAACAGTCCAATGAAAAGTGGCTGCGACTCACACTTTTGCTAACTCTTGCTGGAACCTACCTTCAAACAAAAGGTTTAACCACTGAGTGCTTATATCGTCTGAGGCAGGGGCTGATATAAGATGCATACTACTCAGTACAATACGGAACAGTACAGAGCATTTACATGCAAAGTGGGCTTCATCATTCTACCAGGTTGATTGGAAGCATGAAATTGAGGATTTTCGAGGATGAGACCAAGCGGAGGAGGTGGGATGAACTTGAAAAGTGAGTTAAGTTTCCAATGAAAATCTGAACGGGTCACTGAATGAGATAGCTTCAGGCCTgagagacataaaacaaaatgccaggtttgtatttttttccaggGTTTTTCAACTGGTATCGACTTCCAACTCACAAATATATGCTCtaaagcagaggtcttcaaGGGGGTCCgcagaggtactgcaggggggtcgcgaaatctttggttgattagacgattttcaacatttctttttttttttttttttcaaactgttttttctcacaaattgtgtgcaaacgtgtgccatccacagatggtttgaggattcattgtcccatctacatgcatgtttaaagttaaaatctgtggattatttgaatagcttagtgttgtatgcaagatgtttgtggcacggccaccctgtaccttgcacatgtttaaaataaaaacatgaatatattaacctgtgtattatttgaatagcttagtattgaatgtacaataacagagtagctatgtttatacatggcactaggccccgttaaatataaaacacaattgtatgccatataaatagtaggggggtccctgctccaactctccatcagtttgggggtccctggcctgaaaaacgttgaagacccctgctctaAAGAACAGCCAAAATTAAAAAGAGCAAACAATGTCTTAACCACTTTGTCTGTATGATTCAATATTTGAGCTTACTTTACTTTACACCAgccttttcttctttatttcattttaatgtCATCTTCTTTTCCAAGGAGTTTTCCTTAACCACCACTAAGGCAGCGTGAGCAAAAACATCTTGAGTCAAGACTCTCCAACAGACACTACACAATCCTGGTTTACATGGAGACCTCCAAAGAGGGCTTAACTTTGCTAAGGCAAGACTGTTGAACTCAGTGACTATTTAATAactcaaaatgaaaacaattcAATTTTAGTCATCAATTTAGATGTTGGACATGAAAAAATGTTGTTTCCAAGACACAAGGACATGACTGTGGCACAATGAAATACACTAAATTCCATTCCAAAAGAAGAAAATGCTGATGAGAAAACAACATTAACAATGTGAAGTTCAGACCTTAATCTCATCTATAATTTTTTGAGGGATCAACTGATGACAAGGGAGTCTTTTGGTTTCAAAAACCtttcaaaatgatttaaaaaataatttttgcCTGGAATTATTGAAGTGGCAGCCATGACAAGAACAGGTCGAATTTCTGTATCTAAATGTTAAGGACAGGAGCTTCAATAGTTCCCTCATTTCATCCTGAAGCATAGAAAAATACTGGGTCATCCTTCATGAAAGGACTGATTCTGTCCCACAATTTCTTGTGGCCACATCTTTCAAAGTGATTATATTCATTTGTAATCACTGTgattttcacagaatgatatgACGACGGGAGGCTGATTATGATTAGACTGTAGTATCAGCAGTATCTTCTACTTCCGGGTCTGTCTCTTTTGAGTCTTAATAATTAAATGATATTTTAAGACCACAGTTCCAAAAAAGGTCAATATGCTGcgtaaaatggaaaaaaacagaaaaaaaacaaaaaaaccccagaatgcaatgatttacaaatgtcagaaatcaatattttatgcacaatagaacatagacaACATCAGTAgttgaaaatgtgacattttaccagttctttaaatgaatgaataacttttttatcattatCACTTAGATTGTATTAATTTTCTTCAACTTAAATTAATAATTTTGGGAGTGATATCAGTGgtaaaaatgtgaaaacaacatAAGGAAATTTTCAACATGTACTATTTTGAAATAATATTATTAACAATAATTGTTAATAATAATTTGTTATCATTTGTTATTAACAAATGTATCATCAACAAATATCCAATATGGATTGATGGCTTAACTGTATGAAACTGTCAGTAAACCCATGACGAGTTTGGATAGGGTGGATGTTATACAGAGTAGCTGGGTGGAGAGTGTTTATAATTAGGTGACATTTTTCTTGTCTTATTTAGTAGAAAACATGTTTCAGCTACTCTTGCGTCTGTATTTGGAAAACTGAGGAAATGAGCGATTTATAATTAGGGCATCTCAGATACTAAAGTTCTTATACAAGCAATGAGAGTGTAAATTCCTTTACAGTCACCAACAAAATGTTTCAGTCCCCACTGTATTCCCCATGCTATGTGAGCTTGAATAATTGTGCTGGTGACTGTATGTGGTGGGATTGTAGCTTTCACTTTCATATAAACAATCTACTGACAAGTTGGTTTTCTCACTTCTATATTTATTTCTTGTGCTCGATTTTACACGGAGCTGATTTTCACCATTTTGTGACCCCATCATCAGACACCTTTTATAAATCCTCTCTATAGTTCAAAGTATTTTGAAAGTAATCGTGGAAGACATTAAGCACAAGATTGTAAACAGATCTGAAATAATGTAATCATGTAAACTCTGGCACTGCCATAAATGATAAGCCAGTTGTGTATTTCCTCTCTTAATTTGCATGGGCCTTTATCTTTTCGGGTGACTTCTCCTTTTCCATTTGCTTGCTCAGCCGCTGCTTCTGGGCAGCGAAACGATAATGTGGTTTAATGTTGTGCAGATTTGCAGAGGGATGGGACATGCAGGTCTGCATCTGGTCAAGCAGAGAGTAAATCTCTGCGCTCTTCATTTGGACATATCGTTCCAAAACGCCTTGCCCTGGCTTGTCATGGCTCTCTTGACAAATGTGCTGCATTAAAAAGCAAAGCAACAACGGCGACCCTTTTCAAATGCGTTTCTAATGGTCTTGTGTAAATTTCTGCATacagtttaaaatgttttttacccATGAGAAACAGATCAAATCACAACATGCACAATTCACGTGTCTCTGTGCTGACCTACCTTAAGCTTTGACCCCACACTGAAGCGTACCGTGTTCTCTTGATGCCCAAAGGTGACATACATGTGCTCTTGTGAGTATATGCGCACACTAATGTGGGGTCCAAGGGTGAAGGTGAGAGGCTTGAAGGGGAGGCTACGCACATGTGGGTCAAAATACAACCAGTTCCAGCGCCTCCTCAGATCTCCTGACTCACTGAAGCAGAGACCTCCATTAGGAGTCAGATTCAACCTTAAACACAGCACGAAGATAGGAGATACAGATGGTCAGAAACTCTCTGAGGGAACCTGGGAGGTCTTAAGTATTTGATGCGGAAAACACAAAATCAACAGTTTGCAAGTTTTTGCCTAGAAACAGCTAGCCATTGGCAGAGGGTAACAAAATACATACAAGCTACTTAAATGGCAAGTTATTGATatattatttcttattttcttgAGAAAAATAGCAGTTTAATATGTGTTTTACGGGGAATTGTACTCCAGTTGGATTTAATGTTGAAAAAACACAACCAGGTTTATTGTTTGATTTTGCTAAGCTTAACTATGATTTAGCAAAAATTCTTATCTGATTTTTCCACTGCAAAGTGTATAAGCATGTTTCTTACAAACTGAAGCAAGGCCTAATTTTGCCAATTGAGTCCTTCATTTACATTACAGTCGTGACTTTAATGGAGTAACAGTTACCGTATCATTCCATTGGGATGGTAGCATGTGGAGTGGCctttatttgtgaaaatgccTTTGATGCCAGGTTCTGTGTCCTTGTCCTCCAAGATTATGTAAGTGAGGTCATCAGCTTCTGCTGAGGATACTATAATGGCTGCTTTCCCAGAGGGATAACTTTCTCTATTAAGGGTCATTAACAATGAGCAAACCTTTTATCAAAAGACACAAATGTAGTCTCTCATTTATATTTTGACCTAATCCTCTACCTTCAACTTTATGCAAGACTTAAAAGGATACCAAACATTACCCGTTCCATCTGGACATAGGGTCAGGAAACATTTCCCGCTCCTGTAGAACTTCTTGATTACTTCTTTTATCTGTGACACAAAATGGCCAAGTTATTTATTAGCCAATGTGTCTGGTAAATACTACTGTCTCAGCCAATGTGCCTGCGCCTTTATCCTTTTTTCCCTGCATCTTTGACGGATGATCAAACGCTAATTATGGTTTGGGAAAGACCACAACAACAGCCTCGCCATTACAAAAGCATAAACATACTTTTGGTCCACCATCTGTCTCTTCCTGTAGTGTAAACATGCCACTCAGAGGGACGCGAGGCTCATCCCTGATCTCTTCTGACAGTCTATATCTTATAGGTTTGATTTGAGcacagcctgagcagagaaaggaGAATATCTGTTTATTCCTATCTCCTCAATAAGAGGCAGTAAAAGCGACGTACTAAACATTATCATTTGTACTTGTTTATCTAGACAAGTCTTGAGGTTGCATACTTACAGGTGCTTTCGTACAAGTTAACTTTTCTCGGTTTTCTCCGGGGTCGCAAATACCTCAACCTAAATTAGACAATGATTGAGTTATTTTCTGCAGAAGATGGGACGATGCAGGATAGGATGCCAACACTCAGGCACCGCCCCATACTTCAGCTGAATCTTGCATGGAACAGTGTGATGGGCGTCTTCTTCGCATAGAGTCACAGCAAAGGCACTGAAATTGTGGGATGGTAATGCAATACTTTGCTATTTCATTTGTAGAGGACAGCATTTATGTGGGTTGATGCCAACCTGTAATCATGTATATTCAGTCAACAGCAAATTGATTCAACCACTTCTGCACGGGGGTTGAATCCTTTTGTTTGTGAGTGTTTTAACTGGTCACTGGTGTGATTGTCCATGGTGTAACTACACCTCTTTAcctccttatgaacatttttgtGATATTTATGGAATAGCTTTTGGCAGTTTCACAAAATGCAAGATGTTGGAAACTGCAGCCATTTAAATGTGTTATTGAAAACGAAGCAATCTAAAAGTTCTGATTATATGTGACACAAAAGCAAAGCTTTGGCATGGTGCGATTTTAAAAGGCAAACGGGGGCGTGCAATATTGTTGGAACCCAGGAAGCGTGGagtttcattacattacattacattacggtcattttgcagacgcttttaaccaaagcgacttacaataagtgcgttcaacatcggtaggcaaaagaacttcaggtcacaagaaatcataagtgtatttccttccaataccaaacagctaagagcaaaactagtgctagagtaagtgcgataagtcagatacctcagcctctcaccaactgcacaccagtcacagcggggtggggatgcaaaccctggttcgggtaggggaagacataaaagaggtaagaaaagcaggaatgggatgcaaaccctggttcgggtaggggaagacataaaagaggtaagaaaagcaggaatgggattcaaaccctggttcgggtagggggtaatgaaaatatagagggtgccagtggtggaggaaacaataagtgcatAAGGACCTACTGTTTGAGCCTGGTAACCAACAGGGAATTTAAACAATCTGCTGTGTGACAGCGTTGTATATTTAGTGCTATTGTAATCACCCCACAAAAAGAAGTAGAGCTGTTTTATTGGATGCTACTGGACACTGTTCAATGTATGCCATGATATACAGTTACATGTAGGTTAAAGAAGAATAAAAAGGGACATGGAGTGTAGATTACctaccttttcttttctttagcaGCTTCCATCTCCTCACCCCTGATGGTTGCATGAGAGTTCACATCAATCTTTCTATCAGCCTCTTTCTGTGccagtttctctctctcttcctgGATGAGGTCTCTGAGTTTTTTAGCTTCCTCACAACAGAAGAGCTGAATAAAAGAATTTCAATGCTACAAATTTCTTTTCACTTACAACCGAATAGCTGAATTCAATAGTACAAATTTCTTTTTACTCGCTGCGCTCCTCGGCTATGAACCTTGCCCAACCACAAATTGGGTGATTCTGTCTCTCTGTAAAGGTTATCCGAGCAGTTCATTATTTCTAATGAACTAATGTTAAGTCAAACAAACTACACTCACCTTCTCAAAGTGAGTCTCATTTTCCAGTGGTTCCCCGAGTGTGAAGGGCTGACAGAGTTGCCGGCAGTAGTCACAGCGAGTGAGGTGAAAATCTTTTTCAGATTCAGCCTGCAACAAAAAAACTGATTCACAATCACCTCTCCACCTTAGATAGTATAGCCTCCACCTGTGGTTATTACTATGTgctaatgaaaaaagaaaatgacattACTGTTGTTTCCGAGCACTGGACTCGGTCAACAGCACCTTTCTAATGCGATGAGTTTGTTTAGGCTCTGGCTTGTATGCTATGAGGCGAGGTAGACCCAGACATAGTACATCATAGTCCTCTGATGTATTGTCATCGTCTGTCTCCTAATATGGAACAACAGAAAATTAGTAAAAAAGACTTGTACATATTATTTGATGCACATATATGTACATGTATAACCGAGAGGCATCGTCCATTTAAGACATTCAAACATAGATATGACCATCAGTACGTAAAGCTACAAAATAAGTTCAATAAAAGGCACAATAATTGACTGGAGTAGAACTTCAAAAGTTAAGAGTCATCAAATGGCCTAAAAAAACCCTGTAATTTATTCATATACATACAGTTAGTTACTTGTCTATGTTCATCTTTACCTGCCACTTGAGTTCCTCAACTTCCTTttgaactgcagcagagagaaatAATTAGGAATCTGACAGATGTCTTCGAGTCAGGAGAGGCAAAAGGGGAGGGGCAGTTGACCCATTCTCACTCAGACTGATTACATAGCTTACCTTGACAGCTGAAAGAGAGGTTCTGCTCCGCCCACTCCCAATCTGTCTGCGTTTGAGCGCTCACCAGAGTTATAAATTTTCCATCCAACCCGCAAACCTCCATGAAATGTGGCAAGGCCACACTGTTTGGAAGACCGAAAATGCAAAATAAGAATTTGATTTAAATGAGTTTAAGATAAAACATTTGAATggaatatatatacacatgtatgATTTTATTAAATATCTATAATAATGCAGTGTATCTGTAACTGTTAGACGTAACAGTGGTGTTAGACTATCAAAATTAGACCCTTGGCTGACTCAGGCACATTTTACGTTCAACTTATTTATGAGTCTGTTCACTTTTCAGTGTGCTAATTCATGCTTGGTAGGTGGTAGACCGCTGAAttcattatattattattatttccgtGAGTCAGTGTCGCTGTTGGTGTAGATTATCAGCAGTGCGAGTAAAACTAATCCAACCAGCTTGAATAAAAGGCCACTTGACTTCTGAAAAGTtttcacctctcatctgaaGGCCTTGACTTCTGAATGACTGGTTTGAAGTTTTGGACTCCCAAAAATGCCTCTACTAAGTAAAGATGCCTTTCAGATTGGAAGTAAAACCTATTCAAGAATAATAAAGAAAAGTATATGTGCTTTTTCATTTGTGGAGCTTGAGGCCCGATTAAAGTCCTTCACAGGATTGTCAGGATTAAGATCAGAGAAGGATGTAAATACAGGTATGCTGTAAGAGGGCGAGCAAGGTAACAAAAGAACTTTTAACACTTAACAAACAGAAGGCACAAAGGACAGGAACTCCTATTTACAAGAAATACAAAAGCAGAAAATTAAAACAGACCCGTGAGCAAAACAGACATGAAGCAGGGAACAATGACGAGTAAATGGTAGAGAACAAAGGGAAAtgaggaatatatatatatatatatatatatttatatatatatatcttaaaCCTATTTGGGGTTGGGTTAATGCTAATGCAATGCAGGTTAAAGACAACTGAAACACCTGAACACAGATATAGAGCAAAGAAGCACAGGAAGAAAAACCTAGGGAATAcaaatcaaaaaataaaaaccaatcAAGCACAAAGAAAATAACCAAATTCACACAATAAGAGAAGAATATTTTGTCAGTCCTACAAGGACACTGAGTGCACGGGGGTATATAGAGCTATTGCAAATCATGGGTTACAAGCTTTCTAATTAATACTGCACATGTAACACTAATCCAACAAAATAAATCTGAAAAGTAACAGTCATTAGGGGAGTGGATTACATAATCTAACTTCCACTGTAGAATATATAATGCATCTTGACAACATTATATAATCTTTCATTCAATTCCATATTAAGTggctgctgttattttctcctaaGAGCACAGTGATAATCCAAGTGTTTCGAGACTAAACAACATTTCACATCACACAATTGGAGGTAGCGATTGCAaactgttttgaaaaaaaaaaacattatgttTTCATGTGAAAACAAGTTTTCATGTGAAAGCTGTTTTTGCACTGCAAGTACCACAGCTGTAATGACAGCTTCGGCGACAAAAATTAGAAGGCAGTAGCAGCAGTTAATGTTTAGTTTTCAAGATGAAAAGCTTTTTAACAACTTTGAACAGTACAGCAGGCTGATGTCATAGcatcatatttaaaaaaaaaataaattacagcTAAAGATAAACATACAAGGGGTGACTTAAGAATTAATGAGTGTTACATTTCATCTTTACGTCTGTCACTCAAGCTTTTGCAAATTGCAGTCTCTTACAGATTCTTTTCCATTGATGGCATACTTGAGCCTTGTGATTCTCTCCGTTGGCCTACAtggaaaagaaacagaaaattgCATTCATATAGAATCTGCAGACAGCCCTAACTATGAACATTTctcatattttttcatttccaaCTTACTTCTCTCAGTCTGCTCTTGGGGAAAAATGCCAGCACATACTTTCCCAAGGTCATTTGTCACAAGTGAAGCACAGATCTGAGCACTGAAGAGAGAGCTGGAGTTGTTGTCAGGCACGTTATTAACAATGGGATCTCTCTTGTCGTCACATGTCTCGTGCTCCTCCAGGCTCTTCAGGTTGTCATAAAACTGTAGAGGGGAGAAGTCACCTTCTCTAGGACTCTCAGGAGAGGGAGCGGCAGAGGCAGTGTCTCCAAGGTAGGATGGGGACAGACTCATGTTTTCAGAACTTGGTATGTCAAATGAAGCAAAAATCTCCAGAGGAAACTCACTGAATACTGTACAGTTCCATTCCTATCCTATTTGTTATTGTTCAACTTTGGTTGCCTGGCAGTAGCAGTACATCAGT contains:
- the LOC142395967 gene encoding LOW QUALITY PROTEIN: glutamate-rich protein 6-like (The sequence of the model RefSeq protein was modified relative to this genomic sequence to represent the inferred CDS: substituted 1 base at 1 genomic stop codon), whose translation is MSLSPSYLGDTASAAPSPESPREGDFSPLQFYDNLKSLEEHETCDDKRDPIVNNVPDNNSSSLFSAQICASLVTNDLGKVCAGIFPQEQTERSQRRESQGSSMPSMEKNLVALPHFMEVCGLDGKFITLVSAQTQTDWEWAEQNLSFSCQVQKEVEELKWQVKMNIDKXLTDYDVLCLGLPRLIAYKPEPKQTHRIRKAESEKDFHLTRCDYCRQLCQPFTLGEPLENETHFEKLFCCEEAKKLRDLIQEEREKLAQKEADRKIDVNSHATIRGEEMEAAKEKKRLRYLRPRRKPRKVNLYESTCCAQIKPIRYRLSEEIRDEPRVPLSGMFTLQEETDGGPKIKEVIKKFYRSGKCFLTLCPDGTGNVCYPSGKAAIIVSSAEADDLTYIILEDKDTEPGIKGIFTNKGHSTCYHPNGMIRLNLTPNGGLCFSESGDLRRRWNWLYFDPHVRSLPFKPLTFTLGPHISVRIYSQEHMYVTFGHQENTVRFSVGSKLKHICQESHDKPGQGVLERYVQMKSAEIYSLLDQMQTCMSHPSANLHNIKPHYRFAAQKQRLSKQMEKEKSPEKIKAHAN